From a region of the Nothobranchius furzeri strain GRZ-AD chromosome 12, NfurGRZ-RIMD1, whole genome shotgun sequence genome:
- the gpr75 gene encoding probable G-protein coupled receptor 75, which yields MNNTLPPSELLDVPVRHQSFNGTPDVQTSSGWAVIHTATLTFCSLLLIFIFFLGSYGNLVVFLSFFDPAFRKFRTNFDFMILNLSFCDLFICCVTAPMFALVLFLDAGGEHGVSKGFCFAYHLASSAFIIMSLETVAVIALHRLRMVLGQQPNRTASFLCTLALTALLWTSSFTMAALLTMRAYPRREGPCLPHFGLGGGQARAVLYVYLADFAFCVAVVSVSYLMIARTLRKNAQVRKCPIISVDATCPPPPLPLIAAGFESMQCAVQGPSLYRNQTYNKLQSVKTHSYANRISQPVVPGAAQGATCCQLVSSVNLATAKDSKAVVTCVVIVFSILLCCLPMGTSLAQDVLSPKSSFAHYQFELCGFVLIFLKSGINPFMYSRNSAGLRRRVLGCIQWAALGFFCCKQKTRLHAMGKGSLEVNRNKSSHHETNSAYVLSPKPPKRLVDQACGPSISRDCDSSPKATAVRKPRLPSTSTPMNTRIEPYYSIYNSSPSAGPGSPTSLQPVSSQTFAFAKSYVAMHYHPHQDALQDFDSTSAHQIPIPSV from the coding sequence ATGAACAACACTCTCCCACCCTCTGAGCTGCTGGACGTGCCAGTCAGACATCAGAGCTTCAATGGCACCCCAGacgtgcagacttcctcaggttgGGCCGTGATCCACACCGCTACCTTGACCTTTTGCTCCCTCCTCCTCATTTTCATCTTCTTCCTGGGCTCTTACGGCAACCTTGTGGTGTTCCTGTCTTTCTTCGACCCGGCGTTTCGCAAGTTCCGCACAAACTTTGACTTCATGATCCTCAACCTGTCCTTCTGCGACTTGTTCATCTGCTGTGTGACTGCACCCATGTTCGCACTGGTACTCTTTCTGGACGCAGGTGGAGAGCATGGCGTGTCGAAAGGTTTCTGCTTTGCCTACCACTTGGCCAGTTCGGCCTTCATCATCATGTCCCTGGAGACGGTAGCGGTCATTGCCTTGCACAGGCTTCGCATGGTTTTGGGACAGCAGCCCAACCGCACCGCCTCCTTCCTCTGCACATTGGCTCTTACCGCTCTGTTATGGACATCCAGCTTCACTATGGCGGCTCTCCTTACCATGCGAGCTTACCCACGTAGAGAAGGTCCCTGCTTACCCCACTTTGGTCTTGGAGGTGGACAGGCCAGGGCTGTGTTATATGTTTACCTGGCAGACTTTGCGTTTTGTGTTGCTGTGGTGTCTGTGTCTTATCTGATGATTGCCAGGACACTGAGGAAGAATGCACAAGTGAGGAAATGTCCCATCATCAGTGTAGATGCCacatgccccccacccccacttccATTGATTGCAGCTGGCTTTGAGAGTATGCAGTGTGCTGTTCAAGGCCCTTCTCTGTATCGTAACCAGACTTACAACAAACTCCAGAGTGTGAAAACCCACTCGTATGCCAACAGGATCAGCCAGCCTGTAGTTCCAGGAGCAGCCCAAGGAGCCACCTGCTGTCAGCTGGTCTCTTCTGTCAACTTGGCCACAGCCAAAGACTCCAAGGCAGTAGTCACCTGTGTAGTTATTGTGTTTTCCATTCTGCTTTGCTGTTTGCCGATGGGAACTTCACTTGCGCAGGATGTTCTGTCACCAAAAAGTAGCTTTGCCCATTACCAGTTTGAACTATGTGGCTTTGTGCTCATCTTTCTCAAATCGGGCATCAATCCTTTCATGTATTCGCGCAACAGCGCAGGCCTTCGCCGCCGCGTGCTGGGTTGCATACAGTGGGCAGCGCTGGGCTTTTTCTGCTGCAAGCAAAAGACTCGCCTGCATGCCATGGGGAAGGGCAGCCTGGAAGTCAATCGCAATAAATCTTCCCATCACGAAACCAACTCGGCCTACGTCCTGTCACCCAAGCCACCCAAGCGGCTCGTGGACCAGGCCTGTGGGCCCAGTATTTCCAGGGACTGCGACAGTAGCCCAAAAGCCACAGCTGTCCGCAAACCTCGCCTCCCAAGTACCTCCACTCCAATGAACACCCGCATCGAGCCGTATTACAGCATATACAACAGCAGTCCCTCTGCAGGACCCGGCTCCCCCACCAGCCTGCAGCCTGTGAGCTCCCAGACGTTTGCTTTTGCCAAGTCTTACGTTGCCATGCACTACCACCCACACCAAGATGCTCTGCAAGACTTTGACAGCACATCAGCACACCAGATTCCTATTCCTTCAGTGTAA